In one Zalophus californianus isolate mZalCal1 chromosome 10, mZalCal1.pri.v2, whole genome shotgun sequence genomic region, the following are encoded:
- the LOC118356038 gene encoding TOX high mobility group box family member 4-like: MEFPGGNDNCLTITGPSHPFLSGAETVQAPSLGDEEFEIPPISLDSDPSLAVSDVVGHFDDLADPSSSQDGSFSAQYGVQTLDMPVGMTHGLMEQGGGLLSGGLTMDLDHSIGTQYSANPPVTIDVPMTDMTSGLMGHSQLTTIDQSELSSQLGLSLGGGTILPPAQSPEDRLSTTPSPTSSLHEDGVEDFRRQLPSQKTVVVEAGKKQKAPKKRKKKDPNEPQKPVSAYALFFRDTQAAIKGQNANATFGEVSKIVASMWDSLGEEQKQVYKRKTEAAKKEYLKALAAYKDNQECQATVETVELDPVPPSQTPSPPPMATVDPASPAPASTEPPALSPSIVVNSTLSSYVANQASSGAGGQPNITKLIITKQMLPSSITVSQGGMVTVIPATVVTSRGIQLGQTSTATIQPSQQAQIVTRSVLQAAAAAAASMQLPPPRLQPPPLQQMPQPPTQQQVTILQQPPPLQAMQQPPPQKVRINLQQQPPPLQIKIVPPPTLKMQTPLVPPAVESSPERPVNNSPEAHTVEETSPETICEMITDVVPEVESPSQMDVELVSGSPVTLSPQPRCVRSGCENPPVVSKDWDNEYCSNECVVKHCRDVFLAWVASRNSNTVVFVK, encoded by the coding sequence ATGGAGTTTCCCGGAGGAAATGACAATTGCCTGACGATCACAGGGCCCTCGCACCCCTTCCTGTCAGGGGCCGAGACAGTCCAGGCACCAAGCTTGGGAGATGAGGAATTTGAAATCCCACCTATTTCCTTGGATTCTGATCCCTCACTGGCTGTCTCAGATGTGGTTGGCCACTTTGATGACCTGGCAGACCCCTCCTCCTCTCAGGATGGCAGCTTTTCAGCCCAATATGGGGTCCAGACATTGGACATGCCTGTGGGCATGACCCATGGCTTGATGGAGCAGGGCGGGGGGCTCCTGAGTGGGGGCTTGACCATGGACTTGGACCATTCTATAGGAACTCAGTATAGTGCCAACCCACCTGTTACAATTGATGTACCAATGACAGACATGACATCTGGCTTGATGGGGCATAGCCAGTTGACCACCATTGATCAGTCAGAACTGAGTTCTCAACTTGGTTTGAGCTTAGGGGGTGGCACCATCCTGCCACCTGCCCAGTCACCTGAGGATCGTCTTTCAACCACCCCTTCACCTACTAGTTCACTTCATGAGGATGGTGTTGAGGATTTCCGGAGGCAACTTCCCAGCCAGAAGACAGTTGTGGTGGAAGCAGGAAAAAAGCAGAAGgccccaaagaagagaaaaaagaaagatcctaATGAACCTCAGAAGCCAGTTTCAGCATATGCTTTATTCTTTCGTGATACACAGGCTGCCATTAAGGGACAGAATGCCAATGCCACTTTTGGGGAGGTTTCAAAAATTGTGGCCTCCATGTGGGATAGTCTTGGAGAGGAGCAAAAACAGGTGTACAAGAGGAAAACTGAAGCTGCCAAGAAAGAGTATCTGAAGGCTCTGGCTGCATATAAAGACAATCAAGAGTGTCaggccactgtggaaacagtagaATTGGATCCAGTGCCACCATCACAGACTCCTTCTCCACCTCCTATGGCTACTGTTGACCCAGCATCTCCAGCACCAGCCTCAACAGAACCCCCTGCCTTGTCCCCTTCCATTGTTGTTAACTCCACTCTTTCCTCCTACGTGGCAAACCAGGCATCttctggggctgggggtcagCCCAATATCACCAAGTTGATTATTACCAAACAGATGTTGCCCTCTTCTATTACTGTGTCTCAAGGAGGGATGGTTACCGTTATCCCAGCCACGGTGGTGACCTCCCGGGGGATCCAACTGGGCCAAACCAGTACAGCCACTATCCAGCCCAGTCAACAAGCCCAAATTGTCACTCGCTCAGTGTTGCAGGCAGCGGCAGCAGCTGCTGCTTCTATGCAACTGCCTCCACCCCGACTACAACCCCCTCCACTGCAACAGATGCCTCAGCCCCCCACTCAGCAGCAAGTGACCATTCTGCAGCAGCCTCCCCCACTGCAGGCCATGCAACAGCCTCCACCTCAGAAAGTTCGAATCAATTTACAGCAACAGCCACCACCTCTGCAGATCAAGATTGTGCCTCCACCCACTCTGAAAATGCAGACGCCTTTAGTCCCACCAGCTGTGGAGAGTAGTCCTGAGCGGCCTGTGAACAACAGCCCCGAGGCCCACACAGTGGAGGAAACCTCTCCTGAGACAATCTGTGAGATGATCACAGATGTAGTTCCTGAGGTTGAGTCTCCTTCTCAAATGGATGTTGAACTGGTGAGTGGGTCTCCCGTGACACTCTCACCCCAGCCTCGATGTGTGAGATCCGGTTGTGAGAACCCTCCTGTTGTGAGTAAGGACTGGGACAATGAGTACTGCAGCAATGAATGTGTGGTGAAGCACTGCAGGGATGTCTTCTTGGCCTGGGTGGCCTCTAGAAATTCAAACACTGTGGTGTTTGTGAAGTAG